Genomic window (Vibrio pomeroyi):
CAGGTTACCGTGATCGTTATTTGTTGAGCAATGACACTTAGTGTCTTTTTATTTCGGTAACTGTATCGGTGTCTTGGGCATTGGTATTCGAGATGCATTCTAATCTAAAACAAACGCTATTCCTGCGATCTAGTTAGCAAGAGATACAAAGAACAACATCAAAATAGGCACAAGCAGACTCAATATAAAGCCACTGACAATCGCGATAGGGACACATCGAACGCCACCTGTTGTTTGAATCACTGGTAAGGTGAAGTCCATTGCTGTCGCGCCTGCATAGCCAATAGAGGTGCATGGGTAACTGCGGATAAGTACTGGGATTAGCACTAATGCTACTAATTCTCTCAACAGTTCAAGCATGAATGAAGCTCCACCATAAACAGGGCCGAACGCGTCACCCATTAAGATACCGGCAAGAGAATACCAGCCAAATCCAGAAGACATGGCTAAAGCTTTGAACAGTGGGATATCAAGCAGGTAAGCCGCGATAACGCCGCCTAACATTGAAGTAATGATGATTGTTACCGCGATGACCATGCCGTGTTTATTGAGCAAGATCTGTCGAAGTGTTAAGCCACTATTACGCAGTTGAATGCCAATAAAGAACAGCAGCACAAACAGAATCCATTCACTTGCTGTATCTACCCAGTCAAGGCTGATAGGCAGCACTAAACCAGCAACAAGACCAGAACCCACGACTAAAATCAGCTTGGCCGATTCCATCGCCATCGAAGAGAGGGGAAGCTTCTTCTTACTGCTGTCCGTTTTGAGTGGCAGTAACTTATCAATCGCGGGAAGCGCCATTAGGTTACAGACGCTTAAGCAGACAAAGAAAGTGACGGTATAAAGAAGTATTGTCTGCAGGTTACTGCCGAGGTTATCGAGCGCCGCCAAGCTTAGGCCCATTAAGGCTAGAATCACGTAGATTAAGCGCGATGTTGAGCGGTTGATAAATTCGAGCGTTTGAGCGTTTGAAATAGAAAACAGATACCCCACGACCAGTGGAGCAAATATAAAGATCATCCCTGTAAACATGCTTTCCCCATTGCATTTACTTCATATATAACGGTGACTTAGAAGCCGCTAGCGTTGATAACGTCGTTTAGCTTTGCATTAAAATCATGTTTACTCAAGTTGCTTAACTTATAAAGCACTTCTGCACCCGTCACGTTCAGTTCAACTTCGTGATCATCAATGTTCTCGTCCTTGTTTCTGAACATCAGTAGGTGGTTAGCGATTCGTGCAATATCTAAGTAAGACACTTCACGCTCTTCTTGCTTGTTGATGGTGTTACTGCACACATCAATGAAGTCGCTGTCGAAGCCCCAGCGATCTAGTACCAGCTTACTGGTTGCAGAACATTGGCCTTGGAAGATTTGCAGGGCAATGTCGTGATCTAGGTAATTGCCGTTTTCAAGATAGAGATGGTATTCGCTAACCAAACAGAACAAGCCGATGTCAGCGAGTAGTCCTACAAGCAATGACTTTTCATGTTCAAGGTAGCGGTATTCAATAGGGGAGAGCTCTTTAAAGCCGTTGGTCACCAAGACCATAGTGGCGCCCAGCTCTTTGGATACAGAAGCACTCTGAACCAACAGTTGATTACACTCTTTGCTCAGATTAACGGAATGCTTGAGTTGCTCAATCGCTTGAGCTGTAACGATATCACGTACTCGTAATATGCCAAGACGCGATACCGCCGTCATAATATCGACACACGTAATGTTGCGTCGGTTAAAGACCACGGAATTCGCAACACGAATCACGATAGCCGTTAGGCCTGGGTCTTCGAGTAAGCACTCGGCAACTTCGGCAATCCCTGTGGATTCAAGGGGACATAGCTTTTGAATTTTCAGTACAACGTTGGGGATAGGAGGAAGTGTTATTTTTCCCGCTGAGATAGAATGTCCAACCAGTTGGGCAAACTCTGATTCTAGACCCTTTAAGAGAAGAGCCTTATTTTGTGGTAGCCAGAAAAACGATAAATGATTCATATAAAAAGTAAAAACATGTATGTCCTGCCATTTTACAAGCCGCGATGCTGCGAGGCAATACTCATCGGACAACATAAGCTTTAATAATTTGAACCGGTGTATCACCAAGCGTCAAAATTCAATCATAGTTTGATACTTTACTGTGATGTCAATCATGAAAAACCGGAATACACAATTGATTGATGTGAGCTAAGTCCAGACTTATTTTTCTTTTCGAAGTATCATTTATTTAAAGGTGAAAAACGCAATCATAATATTCACCTAAAGAATAAAAAATAGATTTAAAATTTTTCGCATAAAAAGCTGCTTGTCTGGTGATCAACCTAATCGGGGTAATTTGATTAAGGATCAACGGATATGACCGAGACAGCATTTATTAATTACGTGAATCAATTTGGTGAGCATCAAAAACGTTCTATGTTCGGAGGTATTGGCCTCTTTCAAAATGACGCTATGTTCGCTTTATTGAGTGAAGGTTGTTTATTCATTAGAGGTGGAAAGTCATTAGATAAAAAACTGACCGATCTTGATTGTGAAAAGTATCGTCATGTGAAAAAACAGACAACAGCAACCGTAAATTACTACGATATTACTGACCTGTTTACATGCGAACATCCTGAATTGGATAGCATTATTCGTACTTCAATCGATAATTCAATTCAGCAACGCAGCTTCAAGAAATCATCAGCAAGCCGTAGGTTAAGAGATCTGCCAAACATGCAGCTTACACTAGAGCGCATGGTTAAGAAGGCTGGTGTGGATGATGTATCAATGTTTATGCAGTTGGGCGCGCCTGAAGTGTTTAATAAGGTTCGCAAAGCGTACGGAAATGATGTTGACCTAAAACTACTTTGGAAATTTGCGGGCGCAATTGATGGTATTCACTGGAAACTATTACAAGAGCCACGCAAGCAGCAATTATTAAAGAGCTGCCACTAAAGAAGTCTTCCTTATATGCTTAAGATTACTGTTAATAAATAAAAACCGAGGAATGTCCTCGGTTTTTTGTTTCTGTCTTAGTCGCATTTCTCAAAAGATTAAGTATGAAAAGACTAAGTGCTTATTGGAGCTGTCTCGTTAAGTCTTAGAACTTGAAACGAGTAGTGAACATTAGTTGGTCACCGTAGAAGTCGTTGATACGAGCTTCAGCACCGATAGAGAATAGCTCTGTAGAGTGGAAACGTGCGTAAACAGAACCTGTCCAATCATCGTTATCATCGATAGAAACGTAACCACCTTTACCACCAACTTCTAGTTGTGGACCAAGCCATTGGCGAACACCAACGTTGATTTCCATACCGATATCAGTAGAGCTTGAGTTTTCAGGCTGAACGATGCGCGCTAGCATTTCACCTGTTAGATCAGCCCAGTTGTTGATTGGGGCGTGGAAACCAAGACCTACAGCAGAGTCGTAATCGCCTTCAAATTCTGAATCGATACGCGCTACAGCGTGAGCATTCGGGTGGATTGACTTACTGAACGCACCACCAAATGTAACTGGGCTAGCACCGATACGTGCTTCGAAGTAATCGTAGCTGAAGTTGCTCATTACTTGTGGTTGTTCATCGACAGCTAGCGCTTGACTAGAAGCCAATAGCATAGCGGTAGTAAGTAGTATTTTGCGCATAACGACCGTAAACCTTTATTAGTGTTAATTCCTTTGGTTTGAGAAAAATCAGGCAAACCATAAACATTTAGACAGTTTAATCTAACTCACGGAAAAGTAATCCATTAAAATGTAAATCCTTACTCATTTAGTTAAAAAACAAGCAAATTAAGGATCAGTCTGTAACGGAGATCTCATGTTTTACGTCGAATAAGAAAATAGACGAGCGAATTATCCAAAATTTATATGTATCTGATCGATTCTTATATCGGATAACGCTTTTCTCATTGCCTTTTAAACGCTACTCATCGTTAGCGCTATTCACCAAAGCTTGTTCGCTTGTCTGCCATCGAAGTAAGGATGCGTTCGGTGTCTAAAATGGCCGTCCAGTTAAGTAGTTGTTTGTCGTTGGCAATAACATAGTCAGTCAGCTGCTGAGTGATGGTGTCTCTGAGTTGATCGCCTTGCCAAGGTTTGGAGATATAAAAGTCGAGAGCCGCGTTGTTAATGGCGGTGACTGTATCTTCCAAACCAGCTTGCCCTGTGAGCAACAGCTTGCGTGTTGGCTTAGTCGACTCTTGCTGATTCAGTTTGATAAGAAAATCGATGCCGGTTTTTTCTGGCATGATGTGGTCACACAAGATCAAAGCGAGCTTGATACCATCTTGTCCCATTTCTTTAATGACTTGATTGGCTTCATCGACCGATTCAGCTCCTTCAACGATAAAGTTTTCTTCAAATACTGCTAAATCTTGAAGCACACTGTTGAGAACTTCAGGTTCATCATCGACACATAAAATTAGGTACTTATTCATGAGGTGCTCCTTCTTGTTTGAATGGAAGCCATACTTGCATGTGTGTATGGCTGCCTACCTCAGACTCCACCA
Coding sequences:
- a CDS encoding lysine exporter LysO family protein, which gives rise to MFTGMIFIFAPLVVGYLFSISNAQTLEFINRSTSRLIYVILALMGLSLAALDNLGSNLQTILLYTVTFFVCLSVCNLMALPAIDKLLPLKTDSSKKKLPLSSMAMESAKLILVVGSGLVAGLVLPISLDWVDTASEWILFVLLFFIGIQLRNSGLTLRQILLNKHGMVIAVTIIITSMLGGVIAAYLLDIPLFKALAMSSGFGWYSLAGILMGDAFGPVYGGASFMLELLRELVALVLIPVLIRSYPCTSIGYAGATAMDFTLPVIQTTGGVRCVPIAIVSGFILSLLVPILMLFFVSLAN
- a CDS encoding HDOD domain-containing protein: MNHLSFFWLPQNKALLLKGLESEFAQLVGHSISAGKITLPPIPNVVLKIQKLCPLESTGIAEVAECLLEDPGLTAIVIRVANSVVFNRRNITCVDIMTAVSRLGILRVRDIVTAQAIEQLKHSVNLSKECNQLLVQSASVSKELGATMVLVTNGFKELSPIEYRYLEHEKSLLVGLLADIGLFCLVSEYHLYLENGNYLDHDIALQIFQGQCSATSKLVLDRWGFDSDFIDVCSNTINKQEEREVSYLDIARIANHLLMFRNKDENIDDHEVELNVTGAEVLYKLSNLSKHDFNAKLNDVINASGF
- a CDS encoding TfoX/Sxy family DNA transformation protein, with amino-acid sequence MTETAFINYVNQFGEHQKRSMFGGIGLFQNDAMFALLSEGCLFIRGGKSLDKKLTDLDCEKYRHVKKQTTATVNYYDITDLFTCEHPELDSIIRTSIDNSIQQRSFKKSSASRRLRDLPNMQLTLERMVKKAGVDDVSMFMQLGAPEVFNKVRKAYGNDVDLKLLWKFAGAIDGIHWKLLQEPRKQQLLKSCH
- a CDS encoding response regulator — its product is MNKYLILCVDDEPEVLNSVLQDLAVFEENFIVEGAESVDEANQVIKEMGQDGIKLALILCDHIMPEKTGIDFLIKLNQQESTKPTRKLLLTGQAGLEDTVTAINNAALDFYISKPWQGDQLRDTITQQLTDYVIANDKQLLNWTAILDTERILTSMADKRTSFGE